The following are encoded in a window of Pristis pectinata isolate sPriPec2 chromosome 1, sPriPec2.1.pri, whole genome shotgun sequence genomic DNA:
- the LOC127567830 gene encoding ras-related protein M-Ras isoform X2, translating into MREQYMRTGDGFLIVYSVTDKASFEHVDRFHQLILRVKDRESFPMILVANKVDLMHLRKVTGEQGREMAAKYNIPYIETSAKDPPLNVDKAFHDLVRVIRQQIPEKSQKKKKKTKWRGDRTAGSNKLQCSVM; encoded by the exons ATGAGGGAGCAGTACATGAGGACAGGGGATGGGTTTCTCATAGTTTATTCAGTGACGGACAAAGCCAGCTTTGAACACGTGGACAGATTCCACCAGCTCATCCTTCGGGTCAAAGACAG GGAGTCTTTCCCCATGATTCTGGTGGCCAACAAGGTTGACTTGATGCACTTACGTAAGGTCACAGGTGAACAAGGGAGAGAGATGGCAGCCAAATACAAT ATACCTTACATTGAGACTAGTGCTAAGGATCCACCTCTGAATGTTGACAAAGCCTTTCACGATCTTGTCAGAGTCATAAG gcaacaaattccagagaAGAGtcagaaaaagaagaagaaaacaaaatggcgTGGGGACAGGACAGCTGGGTCAAACAAACTGCAGTGCTCAGTCATGTGA